The Candidatus Nitrosocosmicus franklandus genome contains a region encoding:
- a CDS encoding DUF6659 family protein, whose amino-acid sequence MVKEGLNYKEIYEFILGIDKKIRFVGIINDLGRLVYGGMRPGIMSLESETESIKMYMEFALISKLHTDFDPKLGEVLYSMTVRKKVKMLSFPITDHIIRLSLEKDADHEKIIKNVLSFLKPLDPDRYDDI is encoded by the coding sequence ATGGTGAAAGAAGGCTTAAACTATAAAGAAATTTATGAATTTATCCTTGGAATAGACAAGAAAATAAGATTTGTAGGAATCATAAATGATTTGGGTAGACTGGTCTATGGTGGAATGCGACCTGGAATTATGTCCCTAGAAAGTGAAACCGAGTCCATTAAAATGTATATGGAATTTGCACTTATATCTAAATTACATACAGATTTTGATCCCAAACTAGGAGAGGTACTTTACTCAATGACTGTAAGAAAAAAAGTAAAAATGCTATCTTTTCCTATCACTGACCATATAATCAGGTTATCTCTTGAAAAAGACGCCGATCATGAAAAAATAATCAAAAACGTTCTTAGTTTTTTGAAACCTTTGGATCCAGATAGATATGATGATATCTAG
- a CDS encoding nitroreductase family protein, with amino-acid sequence MFPSDILPKVYPKEVIPQEKSEIDEILNSNIFNVMLNRRSQRKFEDKEIESWKIDIIFAAADTAPTAGGFQGFEIYHVVNEQKKQDLVKAANNQPYVQAPLVLVFCMNPDRIKLKFSFEILHKFSIQDATLAAGYAQLAAHALGLSSIWIGMINEDMVKSVIGTDLQPSSILCIGYPKKMLMPKPKRNLTDLIHTVQ; translated from the coding sequence ATGTTTCCTTCTGACATACTTCCAAAGGTTTATCCAAAAGAGGTCATCCCACAAGAAAAATCAGAGATCGATGAAATTCTAAATAGTAATATATTCAACGTCATGCTCAACCGAAGATCCCAGAGAAAATTCGAAGATAAGGAAATAGAAAGTTGGAAAATTGATATAATATTTGCTGCAGCTGACACCGCTCCTACTGCCGGTGGTTTTCAGGGATTTGAAATTTACCATGTTGTCAATGAGCAAAAAAAACAAGATCTTGTCAAAGCTGCAAATAACCAACCATACGTGCAGGCTCCACTAGTACTTGTGTTTTGTATGAATCCTGATAGAATTAAACTGAAATTTAGCTTTGAGATATTGCACAAGTTTTCAATACAGGATGCCACCTTGGCAGCGGGGTACGCTCAACTTGCCGCTCATGCTTTGGGATTAAGCTCGATTTGGATAGGAATGATAAATGAGGATATGGTCAAAAGTGTAATAGGAACAGATTTACAGCCATCTTCAATTCTCTGCATCGGATATCCAAAAAAGATGTTAATGCCAAAACCAAAGAGAAACTTGACCGATTTGATTCATACAGTTCAATAA
- a CDS encoding NAD(P)/FAD-dependent oxidoreductase — protein sequence MSVEQYEIVVVGAGPAGLSAGIFVARQRAKCMLITKDLGGQLNLIPKLENYPGTIMSSGPLLAKTLENQYLTFGGEMTYDTVQKVEEIEGTTDLRIKTVRAEYLTKALVLAPGKVPNNLGVENEVQYQNKGVHYCTKCDAPFYQGRVTATVGVGGYLLESGILLSRMASKVYLIYRGGQLGGDKEMIESLKRKNNVELVPNSSVTSVKGSNALQQIQIKDSTGSSKTLDVDGLFIEMGSKINLDFVKHLIKINTKGEIEVTDGGKTTHPAIFAAGDATNIPYKQIVAACGDGAAAGLSAFNYVEKLKGKPGIRSDWKKTIGDTVFHY from the coding sequence TTGAGTGTTGAACAATACGAAATTGTAGTAGTAGGAGCCGGTCCCGCTGGTCTATCAGCTGGCATATTTGTTGCAAGACAAAGAGCCAAATGTATGCTGATTACAAAGGATTTGGGAGGACAATTAAACCTGATCCCTAAATTGGAAAATTATCCTGGAACGATAATGTCTAGCGGACCTTTGCTTGCTAAAACACTAGAGAATCAATATTTGACCTTTGGTGGTGAAATGACCTATGACACAGTACAAAAGGTAGAAGAAATCGAAGGCACTACCGATTTAAGGATAAAAACCGTTAGGGCCGAATACCTTACTAAGGCTCTAGTGTTGGCTCCAGGTAAGGTTCCAAATAATTTGGGGGTGGAAAATGAAGTTCAGTATCAAAACAAAGGAGTCCACTATTGTACAAAGTGCGACGCACCTTTCTATCAGGGAAGGGTAACGGCAACAGTAGGTGTGGGAGGCTACCTGCTTGAGTCAGGAATTTTACTCTCAAGAATGGCCTCCAAAGTGTACCTAATTTATAGAGGAGGTCAGCTTGGAGGTGACAAAGAAATGATTGAATCACTCAAAAGAAAAAACAATGTGGAGCTTGTACCCAATAGCTCAGTTACATCAGTAAAGGGTTCTAACGCATTACAGCAAATTCAAATTAAAGATAGTACGGGTTCAAGTAAAACTTTGGATGTGGATGGATTGTTTATTGAAATGGGATCAAAAATAAACCTAGACTTTGTCAAACACTTGATAAAGATAAACACTAAGGGCGAAATTGAAGTTACCGATGGTGGTAAGACTACACATCCTGCTATATTTGCAGCCGGTGATGCAACTAACATTCCATATAAGCAGATCGTTGCTGCATGTGGTGATGGTGCTGCTGCTGGCTTGTCTGCATTCAATTATGTCGAAAAATTAAAGGGAAAACCAGGTATTCGTTCAGACTGGAAGAAAACAATAGGAGACACCGTATTCCACTACTAA
- a CDS encoding Lrp/AsnC ligand binding domain-containing protein — protein sequence MSEAYVLLNVNYKKQSSIIDEVKQLSTVREVKSVYGIYDLLVIFESDDLQKIKSEIDEKLGKIDGIENLTTLISVG from the coding sequence ATGAGTGAAGCCTATGTATTGTTGAATGTAAATTATAAAAAACAAAGTAGTATTATAGATGAGGTTAAACAATTATCCACGGTAAGAGAAGTCAAATCAGTTTATGGTATTTATGATCTACTGGTAATATTTGAATCAGATGATTTACAAAAAATCAAGAGCGAAATAGATGAAAAGCTTGGAAAGATAGATGGTATAGAGAACCTTACAACTTTGATTTCAGTTGGTTAG
- a CDS encoding sugar phosphate isomerase/epimerase family protein: protein MAFSYSITLSSFLRLKEDVDETLSNLSQIGFQNLEMFGEPDEVNKKFYKDIFSTFNFRIIGLTGMWGKSSTNGWKRRLLSNDQSMVKYTRDYVLKCIDLCRYLGGTQINICLLSDPINYLDVTHSNVAKDEKTRLLYNSIPILNELSSIAKDNDVQLVLEPLNRYSTPYCCNYDDTLILLKNCPHLKLMLDTFHMNIEEDSFRKTILRANNDVGQRLVHMHFADNNRKMPGQGHIDFKSIVQSLKEISYLGYISFEPTISDSDYQTHIKSGLEFIKNLETFN from the coding sequence ATGGCTTTTTCTTATTCAATAACATTATCATCCTTTTTAAGGCTAAAAGAGGATGTCGATGAAACACTTTCAAATCTAAGTCAGATTGGTTTCCAAAATTTAGAAATGTTTGGAGAACCTGACGAAGTCAACAAAAAATTCTATAAAGATATTTTTTCTACATTTAATTTTCGCATTATAGGTCTGACGGGTATGTGGGGCAAATCTAGTACTAATGGTTGGAAAAGAAGATTGTTAAGTAACGATCAAAGCATGGTAAAATATACAAGAGATTATGTTTTAAAATGTATTGATCTTTGCAGATACTTGGGAGGAACCCAAATCAACATTTGCCTATTATCCGATCCGATAAATTATCTTGATGTTACACACAGTAATGTAGCCAAAGATGAAAAGACCAGATTACTTTATAATAGTATACCAATTTTAAATGAGCTATCGTCGATTGCAAAGGACAATGACGTGCAATTAGTTTTAGAACCGCTTAATCGTTACTCAACTCCCTACTGCTGCAACTATGATGACACTTTGATTCTGCTTAAAAACTGTCCACACCTGAAGCTTATGTTAGACACATTTCACATGAACATAGAAGAAGACTCTTTCAGAAAGACCATATTACGAGCTAATAATGATGTCGGTCAAAGGCTTGTTCATATGCACTTTGCCGATAACAACAGAAAAATGCCCGGCCAGGGCCATATTGATTTTAAGAGTATAGTACAATCGCTAAAAGAAATTTCTTACTTGGGTTATATCAGTTTTGAACCAACAATTTCAGATTCTGACTATCAAACTCATATAAAATCAGGATTAGAATTTATAAAAAATCTAGAAACTTTTAATTAA
- a CDS encoding nucleotide pyrophosphatase/phosphodiesterase family protein gives MSAGNKYFFVLDIVGLDVSHLSSQTNLCPNISNLIGNDDGDFGYMKPVFPSVTCTVQSSITTGKYPQEHGIISNGMFDRENLQTLFWEQSTNLVQSQKAWDIIKEKNNQLKTAMLFWQNSLYTNNDIVISPRPIHLETGKMDLWCYSRPVNYYEKIMDKIGEFNLMDYWGPFASIKSSEWITKSVQYTIDNERPNLLYAYFPQLDYSAQKHGKSSTQVKEDLQKIDNYIGSIVESTKKAGIFDQTQFLLLSEYGFNDVSDAVPINRILRDKGLLKVRTIKNKEYIDFEFSEAFAMVDHQIAHIYLNKNGKSKISSIKKTLEEISGIEKVCDENEKVNLKINHSRSGDLIAISDKDKWFSYYWWYDDRGAEITTTTTTEPPTSNTDSLTENRSANPQIYKAPTFTKTVDIHRKPGYDPLDLFIDPQRKCISTNVKLIKGSHGRPYNLETGEGLAAFASNKKIDSNITLEKYNGLPIISCLDVFRLVTNNNFI, from the coding sequence TTGTCAGCAGGTAACAAATATTTTTTTGTTCTAGATATTGTTGGATTAGATGTTTCACACCTAAGTTCTCAAACAAATTTGTGTCCTAACATTTCAAATTTAATTGGAAATGATGATGGTGATTTTGGATATATGAAGCCAGTCTTTCCATCAGTAACATGCACAGTCCAATCAAGTATCACTACGGGTAAATATCCTCAAGAGCATGGAATAATTTCAAACGGAATGTTTGACAGAGAAAACCTCCAGACCCTATTTTGGGAGCAGTCTACCAATCTTGTGCAGTCACAAAAAGCATGGGATATCATAAAAGAAAAAAATAATCAGTTAAAGACTGCCATGTTATTTTGGCAAAACTCGCTATACACAAATAATGACATTGTTATTTCTCCACGCCCAATTCACCTAGAGACAGGTAAGATGGATCTATGGTGTTACTCAAGGCCTGTTAACTACTATGAAAAAATTATGGACAAGATTGGGGAGTTTAATTTAATGGATTATTGGGGTCCGTTTGCCTCAATAAAGTCCTCAGAGTGGATTACCAAATCCGTTCAGTATACCATTGATAATGAAAGGCCAAACCTGTTATACGCTTACTTCCCCCAGCTTGATTACTCTGCACAAAAACACGGTAAATCTAGCACTCAGGTAAAAGAGGATTTACAAAAGATAGACAACTATATAGGCTCTATCGTTGAAAGCACCAAAAAAGCAGGAATTTTTGATCAAACACAATTTCTTTTGCTGTCAGAGTACGGCTTTAACGATGTATCTGACGCTGTGCCAATCAACAGAATCCTCAGAGACAAGGGTTTACTAAAGGTTAGAACTATCAAGAATAAAGAATACATTGATTTTGAATTTAGCGAAGCCTTTGCTATGGTCGACCATCAGATAGCCCATATTTACCTCAATAAGAATGGAAAATCAAAAATCAGCTCAATCAAAAAAACCCTAGAAGAGATTTCAGGTATAGAAAAGGTATGTGACGAAAACGAAAAAGTAAATCTAAAAATAAATCATAGTAGAAGCGGTGACCTGATTGCAATTTCAGACAAAGATAAATGGTTTAGTTATTACTGGTGGTATGATGACAGAGGGGCAGAAATAACAACAACAACAACAACCGAACCACCAACTTCAAACACAGACTCTCTTACTGAAAATAGATCGGCAAATCCTCAAATTTATAAAGCTCCGACCTTTACCAAAACAGTGGACATTCACAGAAAGCCCGGATACGATCCACTTGATCTCTTTATCGACCCTCAACGAAAATGCATTTCAACAAACGTAAAGCTCATCAAAGGTTCTCATGGACGACCATATAATCTTGAAACTGGAGAAGGACTAGCAGCTTTTGCTAGTAATAAAAAAATCGACAGTAACATTACTTTAGAAAAGTACAATGGCCTTCCTATAATTAGCTGTTTAGATGTATTCAGGCTGGTTACAAATAATAATTTTATATAA
- a CDS encoding UbiA family prenyltransferase, with protein MLDNPYLKLLRIPNIFTVPSDIILGFLIAHFAFQGAVIFGTSESNLEELVILIFSSISLYLGGLVSNDLFDIKTDKIERPTRPLSSGRVQERHAIFLMIALFCAGFFLSFFVNIIAVGISGTLVLSILVYNYKLKSGFFRPFLMGGIRALNVFYGFSILFGFSSQTPNNVTFPPSFNPAYLEPTILLLLLLALGSVFFHVFVLTWISSKETRREFDDKQVKVASVKNVYYTYIIFLVIVGFFGSFLVVHLQEYLIFIVAIAIVVTFIYHKAQTLQRHLQGSLIMQFIVKNMLLLLILLDSAFIAGLSGPIAGISTALLILPSIYLSKRISMT; from the coding sequence TTGCTAGACAATCCATACCTTAAGCTTCTAAGAATCCCCAATATCTTTACAGTACCTTCAGATATTATATTGGGATTTTTGATAGCACATTTTGCGTTTCAGGGTGCTGTAATATTTGGAACGTCAGAAAGCAATTTAGAAGAACTTGTAATATTGATCTTTTCATCAATATCGTTATATTTGGGAGGACTAGTATCTAACGATCTATTTGATATAAAGACTGACAAGATTGAAAGACCAACAAGGCCGCTGTCCTCAGGTAGGGTACAAGAAAGGCATGCGATTTTTCTCATGATTGCCTTATTTTGTGCAGGTTTCTTTTTGTCTTTTTTTGTTAACATAATCGCAGTAGGAATTTCTGGTACGCTTGTACTCTCTATACTTGTATACAACTATAAACTAAAGTCCGGATTTTTTAGACCTTTTCTCATGGGAGGAATTAGAGCTCTAAACGTATTCTATGGATTTAGTATTCTATTTGGCTTTTCCAGTCAAACTCCTAACAATGTCACATTTCCTCCATCTTTCAATCCTGCCTATCTAGAGCCGACAATATTATTATTATTATTATTAGCTCTAGGCTCGGTCTTTTTTCACGTATTTGTACTTACTTGGATAAGCTCTAAAGAAACAAGAAGAGAGTTTGATGATAAACAAGTAAAAGTTGCAAGTGTCAAAAATGTTTATTACACTTATATAATTTTCCTGGTAATTGTTGGTTTTTTTGGCTCTTTTCTGGTAGTACACCTACAAGAATACTTGATTTTTATTGTGGCTATAGCTATTGTTGTAACCTTTATTTACCATAAAGCTCAGACACTCCAACGTCATTTACAAGGAAGTCTAATAATGCAGTTCATAGTAAAAAATATGCTACTTTTGCTAATCCTGTTGGACTCGGCATTCATTGCAGGATTATCAGGACCAATCGCAGGCATTTCGACCGCTCTTCTAATATTGCCGTCTATCTATCTAAGCAAAAGGATTAGCATGACCTGA
- a CDS encoding sugar phosphate isomerase/epimerase family protein has translation MKFAFSSNAFTNYSLIDSTKLISQVGYTGIEIMCDVPHAYPANFTDKMLQELKSMLEENKLEISNLNAFTLFALGDTYHPSWIEKNQDKREQRINHTIDCINLAYQLGAKNISVEPGGPLLPSENLSKEKALQFFRQGIESVLPVAEKKQIKILIEPEPGLLIENSRQFLEFMKNFDSKYLRLNFDIGHFYCVNEDPSTLISDLREYIEHFHMADIKDRVHYHLIPGLGTIDFKQVFKAIKDISFDGYITVELYPYKDKPLEAATTSFNYLQNLDH, from the coding sequence ATGAAATTTGCATTTAGTTCTAATGCTTTTACCAATTATTCTCTAATCGATTCTACAAAATTGATATCTCAAGTTGGTTATACAGGTATTGAAATAATGTGTGATGTTCCTCATGCTTATCCTGCTAACTTTACAGATAAAATGTTGCAAGAACTAAAAAGCATGTTAGAGGAAAATAAACTCGAAATCTCTAACCTTAATGCATTTACTTTATTTGCATTAGGCGATACGTATCACCCTTCATGGATTGAAAAGAATCAAGATAAAAGAGAACAAAGAATCAATCATACCATAGACTGCATAAATCTGGCATATCAATTGGGAGCCAAAAATATCTCTGTAGAACCAGGTGGTCCCCTACTTCCTTCCGAAAATTTGTCAAAAGAAAAAGCCTTACAATTTTTTAGACAGGGTATAGAATCCGTATTACCAGTTGCTGAAAAAAAACAGATTAAAATCCTTATTGAACCAGAGCCAGGCCTATTGATAGAAAACTCTAGACAATTTTTAGAATTTATGAAGAATTTTGATTCAAAATATTTGCGCCTAAACTTTGACATTGGGCATTTTTACTGTGTCAATGAGGATCCAAGTACCTTGATATCAGATCTTAGAGAGTATATCGAGCATTTTCATATGGCAGATATCAAAGACAGGGTTCACTATCACTTAATCCCTGGATTAGGTACAATTGATTTTAAACAGGTATTTAAAGCGATTAAAGATATCAGCTTTGATGGATACATAACTGTTGAACTGTACCCATACAAGGATAAACCCTTGGAGGCTGCAACAACTTCCTTTAATTATCTGCAAAATTTAGACCATTGA
- a CDS encoding alcohol dehydrogenase catalytic domain-containing protein: protein MFKRNKHKSMRAAYFYGPNNIKIENLNLKSHSNDDVILKVLSCSVCSYDVRTFRNGSFKVKPPIVLGHEICAETTNEIIGKNSRIRPNQRVSVYPVIPCMHCWYCNKKKYNLCYNLKELGSTVNGGFAEYISIPKTLVEIDGIIPVLDNVTNEEASLIEPLACCINGINQIKSKNFDSIVIIGDGPIGLMQLMLLKKDFTDKKVIVIGKIEHRLKMAAKLGADGVYNVTSNDTNFKHVSELTQELTDKQSPNLVFVSNNNVNSLKDAFMLANKNGKIIIFSGIKNSTTDESDNFAKNLTAEANAIHYNQITVMGSFSSTPLNLRKAMELVSSEEIRIKDLITNTFELERLEDAIKTSESFIGLKSTINKF from the coding sequence TTGTTTAAAAGAAATAAACACAAATCGATGAGAGCAGCTTATTTTTATGGACCTAATAATATTAAAATTGAGAATTTAAACCTGAAAAGTCATTCTAATGACGATGTAATTCTAAAAGTATTATCTTGTTCTGTTTGCAGTTACGATGTCCGAACCTTTAGAAATGGAAGTTTTAAGGTCAAACCACCTATCGTTCTTGGACATGAAATATGTGCTGAAACCACCAACGAAATAATAGGAAAAAATTCAAGAATTAGACCTAACCAAAGGGTATCAGTATACCCGGTAATTCCTTGTATGCATTGCTGGTACTGTAATAAAAAAAAATATAACTTATGTTATAATTTAAAAGAATTGGGATCTACTGTAAATGGCGGCTTTGCTGAATATATTTCGATTCCAAAGACTTTGGTAGAAATAGATGGTATCATACCAGTATTAGATAACGTTACTAATGAGGAAGCTTCACTTATTGAACCCTTGGCCTGCTGCATAAACGGAATAAATCAGATTAAATCGAAAAATTTCGATTCTATAGTCATCATAGGTGATGGACCAATTGGACTGATGCAATTAATGCTTTTAAAAAAAGATTTTACCGACAAGAAAGTTATAGTTATAGGAAAAATAGAACACAGGTTAAAAATGGCTGCCAAATTGGGAGCAGATGGAGTCTATAACGTTACTAGCAACGATACGAATTTTAAACATGTATCGGAGCTTACCCAGGAGTTGACGGATAAACAATCCCCTAATCTAGTCTTTGTTTCTAATAATAATGTGAATTCACTTAAAGACGCATTCATGCTCGCAAACAAGAATGGCAAGATAATTATTTTTTCTGGAATAAAGAATTCAACAACTGATGAGTCAGATAACTTTGCTAAAAATTTGACTGCCGAAGCAAATGCTATTCACTATAATCAGATCACAGTAATGGGAAGTTTTTCTTCTACTCCATTAAACCTTAGGAAGGCGATGGAATTGGTAAGTTCAGAAGAAATAAGAATTAAAGATTTGATCACAAATACTTTTGAACTTGAAAGGCTTGAGGACGCCATAAAAACCTCCGAATCTTTCATAGGATTAAAGTCCACAATCAACAAATTTTAG